The Brevibacillus brevis genome contains a region encoding:
- a CDS encoding terminase large subunit domain-containing protein, with product MTSLELDLDPFADWTPHPKQIEVMECEARNVVMNCGRRGGKTNVGARKFFDKVLSDIEADKGLPYKPPRNLKVMKKPKPRLEYWCVSPTYSMSEIQQEELGAVIPEEMIESWDLSKNRVWLKGYILIQFKSADNPKTLVGKGLDGVWLDEASKMKEQTWSGYLSYALADKGGWSVWTTTPEGMNWFYHDIVLNGQHTQAGGQLDEYRNDPEWCNFYWTSKDNPLPELQKNIQRMIETMPKRYVDREIFARFDVFFGQVYEEFNRSIHVVPRALCEQKFKDGHFVHIEAGKDWGFTNPGVTLVGAMTANGELWIVDAIYKAQMEILVPGDSNCWVAQDKELMKKWKIKIFWCDSEDASNIKTYLTNGLPAKAAQKHLKEGIRAVSTLFKVKSDNGRPNIFISDHLKEVIQELTNYRYPEDVTGDRAEVPVKENDHSMDGLRYLVWNSKVFHQLLISRFKVIPWKIAEKVG from the coding sequence GTGACAAGTCTGGAACTTGACCTCGATCCATTCGCGGATTGGACACCTCATCCCAAACAAATCGAAGTCATGGAATGTGAAGCGAGAAACGTAGTCATGAACTGCGGTCGTCGCGGTGGGAAAACGAATGTGGGAGCGCGGAAGTTTTTCGATAAAGTCCTTTCAGATATTGAGGCAGACAAGGGTTTGCCATACAAGCCCCCTCGAAATCTGAAAGTGATGAAGAAGCCTAAGCCAAGGCTTGAATACTGGTGTGTGTCTCCGACCTATTCCATGTCAGAGATTCAGCAGGAAGAGCTGGGAGCGGTCATTCCAGAGGAAATGATCGAGAGTTGGGATTTATCCAAGAATCGGGTGTGGCTGAAAGGGTACATCCTCATTCAGTTTAAATCTGCCGACAACCCGAAGACGCTAGTCGGTAAAGGACTGGACGGCGTGTGGCTTGATGAGGCTTCCAAGATGAAGGAGCAGACCTGGAGCGGATATCTCTCCTATGCTCTTGCTGATAAAGGCGGCTGGAGCGTTTGGACGACTACGCCAGAGGGAATGAACTGGTTTTATCATGACATCGTATTGAACGGACAGCACACGCAGGCAGGCGGTCAACTCGACGAATATCGTAATGACCCTGAATGGTGCAATTTTTACTGGACGAGTAAGGACAATCCATTGCCTGAGTTGCAAAAGAATATTCAGCGCATGATTGAAACCATGCCGAAACGATATGTGGACCGGGAGATTTTCGCCCGGTTCGATGTATTTTTTGGGCAGGTTTATGAAGAGTTTAATCGTTCGATTCATGTCGTACCGCGCGCGCTTTGCGAGCAGAAGTTCAAAGACGGACATTTTGTTCACATTGAGGCAGGCAAGGACTGGGGCTTTACAAACCCCGGTGTTACTCTAGTCGGAGCAATGACTGCCAATGGCGAGTTGTGGATCGTGGATGCGATCTATAAGGCTCAGATGGAGATTCTTGTTCCTGGTGATTCCAACTGCTGGGTGGCTCAAGACAAAGAGCTCATGAAGAAGTGGAAGATCAAGATATTTTGGTGTGACTCAGAGGACGCCAGCAACATTAAAACGTATCTGACTAATGGTTTGCCAGCGAAAGCAGCTCAGAAGCACTTGAAAGAAGGCATACGGGCTGTCTCCACTCTGTTTAAGGTGAAGAGTGACAACGGCAGGCCGAACATATTCATTTCTGATCATTTGAAAGAGGTCATCCAAGAATTGACGAACTACAGATATCCGGAAGATGTTACAGGCGACCGCGCTGAGGTGCCAGTGAAGGAAAATGATCACTCTATGGATGGTCTTCGGTATCTGGTTTGGAACAGCAAGGTGTTCCATCAGTTGCTTATCAGTAGATTCAAGGTCATTCCTTGGAAGATTGCCGAAAAGGTTGGGTGA
- a CDS encoding phage portal protein, with translation MQTMLLEQFYEENKANNSWRWVSDLIKKHQTKDYSLMRKYVDGDQDILYKQEEKGKPNNKIVLNFARKIIDFGTSYIASNPIRYSANEAGTDVEEYVKKLQAVLMANDEESLSYDIIEDGSIDGEVFEYYYFDEDGQICIAGFKADECIAVYDTTVKAKLIAVIRYYTMTDVSRNTKTMIVEVYDEEEITYLRQEGSAIVLDTSREKNPVLHNITVRMKDQDGKFQEKPVVPWTHYVNRRRKHQENRDDGMVEGMGDLSDLKRLMDAINKAVTGKVDVQEYFKNPKVLFEDLDLDDLILYDSEGNLITDVEKKKQYLAKMWSTSQILVGGKAVPITWDLQDQHEENTINRLIESLLDQTGTPHLRPDQVGTAPSGIALKIIFYHADIKAGMKIRHYGKGFRNRIRIITGMLNSKHKKQWDYQAVDVKFSKNMPVNLVEMVEIVTKLVGQLSHEERLALLPFVDDPRASREKLLEEQDEDAERRMKILDPDALEDREPTDDDAPPDDENSPDGDAA, from the coding sequence ATGCAAACGATGCTCTTGGAGCAGTTTTACGAAGAGAACAAAGCCAACAATTCATGGCGTTGGGTATCAGACCTGATAAAAAAGCATCAGACGAAGGACTACTCGCTCATGCGGAAGTATGTCGATGGAGACCAGGACATTCTCTACAAGCAAGAGGAAAAGGGCAAACCGAATAACAAAATCGTCTTGAATTTTGCTCGGAAAATCATCGACTTCGGAACGTCATACATTGCCAGTAACCCTATTCGCTATTCTGCCAATGAGGCAGGGACGGACGTGGAAGAATACGTTAAAAAGCTGCAAGCTGTCCTGATGGCTAACGATGAAGAGAGCTTGTCTTATGACATTATCGAAGACGGTTCAATTGACGGAGAGGTTTTCGAATACTACTACTTCGACGAGGACGGTCAGATTTGCATTGCCGGGTTCAAAGCGGACGAGTGTATCGCTGTGTATGATACGACGGTTAAAGCCAAACTGATTGCTGTTATTCGGTACTATACAATGACGGATGTTAGCAGAAACACCAAAACCATGATAGTTGAAGTATACGACGAGGAAGAGATTACATATCTTCGTCAGGAGGGTTCAGCGATTGTATTGGACACGAGCCGTGAAAAGAATCCTGTTTTACACAACATCACTGTCCGCATGAAGGATCAGGATGGTAAGTTTCAGGAGAAGCCCGTTGTCCCTTGGACACATTACGTGAATCGCCGTCGGAAGCATCAAGAGAATCGCGATGACGGGATGGTAGAGGGGATGGGTGATCTATCAGACCTGAAACGACTTATGGACGCAATCAATAAGGCTGTTACTGGCAAGGTAGATGTGCAGGAATATTTCAAGAATCCGAAAGTGCTGTTTGAGGACCTCGATTTGGACGATTTGATTCTTTACGATTCGGAAGGGAATTTGATCACCGATGTGGAGAAGAAAAAGCAATATCTAGCGAAAATGTGGTCAACCTCGCAAATTCTTGTTGGTGGTAAGGCGGTGCCGATCACTTGGGATTTGCAGGACCAGCACGAAGAAAACACAATCAATCGACTAATTGAATCCTTACTGGATCAAACAGGAACACCACACCTGCGCCCTGATCAAGTGGGGACTGCTCCGTCAGGAATCGCGTTGAAAATCATCTTTTACCATGCAGATATTAAGGCTGGTATGAAAATCCGCCATTACGGTAAGGGGTTCCGCAACCGAATCCGAATTATTACTGGGATGCTGAATAGTAAACACAAAAAACAGTGGGATTATCAAGCTGTCGATGTGAAATTCAGCAAGAACATGCCAGTGAATTTGGTGGAAATGGTGGAGATCGTAACAAAACTGGTTGGTCAGTTGTCCCATGAGGAAAGGCTGGCACTGCTGCCGTTTGTGGATGATCCACGCGCATCTCGTGAAAAACTGTTGGAAGAACAAGACGAAGATGCCGAACGCAGAATGAAGATACTTGACCCGGACGCATTGGAGGACAGGGAGCCGACAGATGATGATGCGCCCCCTGACGATGAAAACAGTCCAGACGGTGACGCTGCATGA